The genomic region GTACTCATCTCTCACTCACCTCAGTACGCATCAGACATCCCCCAGGACTCATCGTGCACCCACTCGTTCCCGAGGACCTACTGTGCACCGGCTCGTTCCTCACGACTCATCGTGCACCCGCGTCAGCGGTACCGGCGAACAGGTCCGTCTCCCGCTCCGGCCCCACGCGCTCCCCACGCTCCCCGCGCACCCCGCGCACCCCGCGCACCAACTCGTAGTACTCCGTGGCGAACAGCGGCTGCGCGAGGTGGTTGGAGAGCGCGAACCACGGTTCGGTGACCTCGATCTGGGTGGCGTGGGCCCGCATCGCGGCGGCCTTCGCGGCGGCGAAGGCGGTGCCGTCGATCTCCGTGGTGATCAGGGAGTCGTCCACCACGCCCGGCACGTCGTCGACGGCGGCGGAGGCGGGGAACGGCAGTTCGTCCAGTACGTCCTTCAGATGGGCGAAGCGTTCCTCGGCGACCGAGCGCGGTACGCGGTTCCAGTAGATCTTCGCGATCGTCCACGGTTCGCCCATCTCCGGGCGGACGCCGGGGTCCGCGGCCAGGTCGGCGGCGCGCATGGCGACGCGGTGGGTCTGGATGTGGTCCGGGTGGCCGTAGCCGCCGTCGGTGTCGTACGTCACGAGCACTTGGGGGCGTGACTCGCGGATCACCCGGA from Streptomyces sp. NBC_00878 harbors:
- the mshB gene encoding N-acetyl-1-D-myo-inositol-2-amino-2-deoxy-alpha-D-glucopyranoside deacetylase, which gives rise to MTELPSRRLLLVHAHPDDEAINNGATMARYAAEGARVTLVTCTLGERGEVIPPGLAHLSGKALGAHRLAELGAAMRELGVSDFRSLGGAGRYQDSGMMGLPDNDDPRCFWQADVDEAAAELVRVIRESRPQVLVTYDTDGGYGHPDHIQTHRVAMRAADLAADPGVRPEMGEPWTIAKIYWNRVPRSVAEERFAHLKDVLDELPFPASAAVDDVPGVVDDSLITTEIDGTAFAAAKAAAMRAHATQIEVTEPWFALSNHLAQPLFATEYYELVRGVRGVRGERGERVGPERETDLFAGTADAGAR